Proteins found in one Canis aureus isolate CA01 chromosome 19, VMU_Caureus_v.1.0, whole genome shotgun sequence genomic segment:
- the LOC144289484 gene encoding M-phase phosphoprotein 6, translated as MAAERKTKLSKNLLRMKFMQRGLDSETRKQLEEEEKKIISEEHWYLDLPELKEKECFIIEEQSFLLCEDLLYGRMSFRGFNPEVEKLMLQMNAKNKVEEVESEAVELDVSDEEMARRYETLVGTIGKKFAKKRDRANYEEDENGHIKPTVKVKKMFLKPQD; from the coding sequence ATGGCGGCCGAGCGCAAGACGAAACTGTCCAAGAACCTGCTGCGCATGAAGTTCATGCAAAGAGGACTGGATTCGGAGACCAGGAAACaactagaagaggaagaaaagaaaatcattagtGAAGAGCACTGGTATTTGGATTTGCCAgagcttaaagaaaaagaatgtttcatAATAGAAGAGCAGAGTTTCTTGTTATGTGAAGATCTTCTCTATGGAAGAATGTCATTCAGAGGATTTAATCCTGAGGTTGAGAAATTAATGCTTCAGATGAATGCTAAAAACAAAGTGGAAGAAGTTGAAAGTGAAGCAGTGGAGCTTGATGTGTCAGATGAAGAAATGGCCAGAAGATATGAGACCTTGGTGGGGACAATTGGAAAAAAGTTTGCCAAGAAGAGAGACCGTGCTAATTATGAAGAAGATGAAAATGGACACATAAAACCAACAGTTAAAGTAAAGAAGATGTTTTTAAAGCCCCAGGATTAA